In Drosophila simulans strain w501 chromosome 3R, Prin_Dsim_3.1, whole genome shotgun sequence, a single window of DNA contains:
- the LOC6726929 gene encoding neuropeptide F receptor isoform X1 — MIISMNQTEPTQLAAGEHLSGYASSSNSVRYLDDRHPLDYLDLGTVHALNTTAINTSDLNETGSRPLDPVLIDRFLSNRAVDSPWYHMLISMYGVLIVFGALGNTLVVIAVIRKPIMRTARNLFILNLAISDLLLCLVTMPLTLMEILSKYWPYGSCSILCKTIAMLQALCIFVSTISITAIAFDRYQVIVYPTRDSLQFVGAVTILAGIWALALLLASPLFVYKELINTDTPALLQQIGLQDTIPYCIEDWPSRNGRFYYSIFSLCVQYLVPILIVSVAYFGIYNKLKSRITVVAVQASSAQRKVERGRRMKRTNCLLISIAIIFGVSWLPLNFFNLYADMERSPVTQSMLVRYAICHMIGMSSACSNPLLYGWLNDNFRKEFQELLCRCSDTNVALNGHTTGCNVQAAARRRRKLGAELSKGELKLLGPGGAQSGTAGGEGGLAATDFMTGHHEGGLRSAITESVALTDHNPVPSEVTKLMPRLEQY, encoded by the exons ATG ATAATCAGCATGAACCAGACGGAACCCACCCAGCTGGCGGCTGGGGAGCATCTTAGTGGAtacgccagcagcagcaacagcgtgCGCTATCTGGACGACCGGCATCCGCTGGACTACCTTGACCTGGGCACGGTGCATGCCCTCAACACCACTGCCATCAACACCTCGGATCTGAACGAGACTGGGAGCAGGCCGCTGGACCCGGTGCTCATCGATAGGTTCCTGAGCAACAGGGCGGTGGACAGCCCCTGGTACCACATGCTCATCAGCATGTACGGCGTGCTAATCGTCTTCGGCGCCCTAGGCAACACCCTGGTGGTCATAGCCGTCATCCGGAAGCCCATCATGCGCACTGCTCGCAATCTGTTCATCCTGAACCTGGCCATATCGG ACCTACTTTTATGCCTAGTCACCATGCCGCTGACCTTGATGGAGATCCTGTCCAAGTACTGGCCCTACGGCTCCTGCTCCATCCTGTGCAAAACGATTGCCATGCTGCAGGCACTTTGTATTTTCGTGTCGACAATATCCATAACGGCCATTGCCTTCGACAGATATCAG GTGATCGTGTACCCCACGCGGGACAGCCTGCAGTTCGTGGGCGCGGTGACGATCCTGGCGGGGATCTGGGCACTGGCACTGCTGCTGGCCTCGCCGTTGTTCGTCTACAAGGAGCTGATCAACACAGACACGCCGGCGCTCCTACAGCAGATCGGGCTGCAGGACACGATCCCGTACTGCATCGAGGACTGGCCAAGTCGCAACGGGCGCTTCTACTACTCGATCTTCTCGCTGTGCGTACAATACCTGGTGCCCATCCTGATCGTCTCGGTGGCCTACTTCGGGATCTACAACAAGCTAAAGAGCCGCATCACCGTGGTGGCCGTTCAGGCGTCCTCCGCCCAGCGAAAGGTGGAGCGGGGGCGGCGGATGAAGCGCACCAACTGCCTGCTGATCAGCATCGCCATCATCTTTGGCGTTTCTTGGCTGCCGCTGAACTTTTTCAACCTGTACGCGGACATGGAGCGCTCGCCGGTCACTCAGAGCATGCTAGTACGCTACGCCATCTGCCACATGATCGGCATGAGCTCCGCCTGCTCCAACCCGCTGCTCTACGGCTGGCTCAACGACAACTTCCGTAAAGAATTTCAAGAACTGCTCTGCCGTTGCTCAGACACTAATGTTGCTCTTAACGGTCACACGACAGGCTGCAACGTCCAGGCGGCGGCGCGCAGGCGTCGCAAGTTGGGCGCCGAACTCTCCAAGGGCGAGCTCAAGCTGCTGGGGCCGGGCGGTGCCCAGAGCGGTACCGCCGGCGGCGAGGGCGGTCTGGCGGCCACCGACTTCATGACCGGCCACCACGAGGGCGGACTGCGCAGCGCCATAACCGAGTCGGTGGCCCTCACGGACCACAACCCAGTGCCCTCGGAGGTCACCAAGCTGATGCCGCG TTTGGAACAGTACTAA
- the LOC6726929 gene encoding neuropeptide F receptor isoform X2 gives MIISMNQTEPTQLAAGEHLSGYASSSNSVRYLDDRHPLDYLDLGTVHALNTTAINTSDLNETGSRPLDPVLIDRFLSNRAVDSPWYHMLISMYGVLIVFGALGNTLVVIAVIRKPIMRTARNLFILNLAISDLLLCLVTMPLTLMEILSKYWPYGSCSILCKTIAMLQALCIFVSTISITAIAFDRYQVIVYPTRDSLQFVGAVTILAGIWALALLLASPLFVYKELINTDTPALLQQIGLQDTIPYCIEDWPSRNGRFYYSIFSLCVQYLVPILIVSVAYFGIYNKLKSRITVVAVQASSAQRKVERGRRMKRTNCLLISIAIIFGVSWLPLNFFNLYADMERSPVTQSMLVRYAICHMIGMSSACSNPLLYGWLNDNFRKEFQELLCRCSDTNVALNGHTTGCNVQAAARRRRKLGAELSKGELKLLGPGGAQSGTAGGEGGLAATDFMTGHHEGGLRSAITESVALTDHNPVPSEVTKLMPR, from the exons ATG ATAATCAGCATGAACCAGACGGAACCCACCCAGCTGGCGGCTGGGGAGCATCTTAGTGGAtacgccagcagcagcaacagcgtgCGCTATCTGGACGACCGGCATCCGCTGGACTACCTTGACCTGGGCACGGTGCATGCCCTCAACACCACTGCCATCAACACCTCGGATCTGAACGAGACTGGGAGCAGGCCGCTGGACCCGGTGCTCATCGATAGGTTCCTGAGCAACAGGGCGGTGGACAGCCCCTGGTACCACATGCTCATCAGCATGTACGGCGTGCTAATCGTCTTCGGCGCCCTAGGCAACACCCTGGTGGTCATAGCCGTCATCCGGAAGCCCATCATGCGCACTGCTCGCAATCTGTTCATCCTGAACCTGGCCATATCGG ACCTACTTTTATGCCTAGTCACCATGCCGCTGACCTTGATGGAGATCCTGTCCAAGTACTGGCCCTACGGCTCCTGCTCCATCCTGTGCAAAACGATTGCCATGCTGCAGGCACTTTGTATTTTCGTGTCGACAATATCCATAACGGCCATTGCCTTCGACAGATATCAG GTGATCGTGTACCCCACGCGGGACAGCCTGCAGTTCGTGGGCGCGGTGACGATCCTGGCGGGGATCTGGGCACTGGCACTGCTGCTGGCCTCGCCGTTGTTCGTCTACAAGGAGCTGATCAACACAGACACGCCGGCGCTCCTACAGCAGATCGGGCTGCAGGACACGATCCCGTACTGCATCGAGGACTGGCCAAGTCGCAACGGGCGCTTCTACTACTCGATCTTCTCGCTGTGCGTACAATACCTGGTGCCCATCCTGATCGTCTCGGTGGCCTACTTCGGGATCTACAACAAGCTAAAGAGCCGCATCACCGTGGTGGCCGTTCAGGCGTCCTCCGCCCAGCGAAAGGTGGAGCGGGGGCGGCGGATGAAGCGCACCAACTGCCTGCTGATCAGCATCGCCATCATCTTTGGCGTTTCTTGGCTGCCGCTGAACTTTTTCAACCTGTACGCGGACATGGAGCGCTCGCCGGTCACTCAGAGCATGCTAGTACGCTACGCCATCTGCCACATGATCGGCATGAGCTCCGCCTGCTCCAACCCGCTGCTCTACGGCTGGCTCAACGACAACTTCCGTAAAGAATTTCAAGAACTGCTCTGCCGTTGCTCAGACACTAATGTTGCTCTTAACGGTCACACGACAGGCTGCAACGTCCAGGCGGCGGCGCGCAGGCGTCGCAAGTTGGGCGCCGAACTCTCCAAGGGCGAGCTCAAGCTGCTGGGGCCGGGCGGTGCCCAGAGCGGTACCGCCGGCGGCGAGGGCGGTCTGGCGGCCACCGACTTCATGACCGGCCACCACGAGGGCGGACTGCGCAGCGCCATAACCGAGTCGGTGGCCCTCACGGACCACAACCCAGTGCCCTCGGAGGTCACCAAGCTGATGCCGCGGTAA
- the LOC6726929 gene encoding neuropeptide F receptor isoform X3, giving the protein MIISMNQTEPTQLAAGEHLSGYASSSNSVRYLDDRHPLDYLDLGTVHALNTTAINTSDLNETGSRPLDPVLIDRFLSNRAVDSPWYHMLISMYGVLIVFGALGNTLVVIAVIRKPIMRTARNLFILNLAISDLLLCLVTMPLTLMEILSKYWPYGSCSILCKTIAMLQALCIFVSTISITAIAFDRYQVIVYPTRDSLQFVGAVTILAGIWALALLLASPLFVYKELINTDTPALLQQIGLQDTIPYCIEDWPSRNGRFYYSIFSLCVQYLVPILIVSVAYFGIYNKLKSRITVVAVQASSAQRKVERGRRMKRTNCLLISIAIIFGVSWLPLNFFNLYADMERSPVTQSMLVRYAICHMIGMSSACSNPLLYGWLNDNFRCNVQAAARRRRKLGAELSKGELKLLGPGGAQSGTAGGEGGLAATDFMTGHHEGGLRSAITESVALTDHNPVPSEVTKLMPRLEQY; this is encoded by the exons ATG ATAATCAGCATGAACCAGACGGAACCCACCCAGCTGGCGGCTGGGGAGCATCTTAGTGGAtacgccagcagcagcaacagcgtgCGCTATCTGGACGACCGGCATCCGCTGGACTACCTTGACCTGGGCACGGTGCATGCCCTCAACACCACTGCCATCAACACCTCGGATCTGAACGAGACTGGGAGCAGGCCGCTGGACCCGGTGCTCATCGATAGGTTCCTGAGCAACAGGGCGGTGGACAGCCCCTGGTACCACATGCTCATCAGCATGTACGGCGTGCTAATCGTCTTCGGCGCCCTAGGCAACACCCTGGTGGTCATAGCCGTCATCCGGAAGCCCATCATGCGCACTGCTCGCAATCTGTTCATCCTGAACCTGGCCATATCGG ACCTACTTTTATGCCTAGTCACCATGCCGCTGACCTTGATGGAGATCCTGTCCAAGTACTGGCCCTACGGCTCCTGCTCCATCCTGTGCAAAACGATTGCCATGCTGCAGGCACTTTGTATTTTCGTGTCGACAATATCCATAACGGCCATTGCCTTCGACAGATATCAG GTGATCGTGTACCCCACGCGGGACAGCCTGCAGTTCGTGGGCGCGGTGACGATCCTGGCGGGGATCTGGGCACTGGCACTGCTGCTGGCCTCGCCGTTGTTCGTCTACAAGGAGCTGATCAACACAGACACGCCGGCGCTCCTACAGCAGATCGGGCTGCAGGACACGATCCCGTACTGCATCGAGGACTGGCCAAGTCGCAACGGGCGCTTCTACTACTCGATCTTCTCGCTGTGCGTACAATACCTGGTGCCCATCCTGATCGTCTCGGTGGCCTACTTCGGGATCTACAACAAGCTAAAGAGCCGCATCACCGTGGTGGCCGTTCAGGCGTCCTCCGCCCAGCGAAAGGTGGAGCGGGGGCGGCGGATGAAGCGCACCAACTGCCTGCTGATCAGCATCGCCATCATCTTTGGCGTTTCTTGGCTGCCGCTGAACTTTTTCAACCTGTACGCGGACATGGAGCGCTCGCCGGTCACTCAGAGCATGCTAGTACGCTACGCCATCTGCCACATGATCGGCATGAGCTCCGCCTGCTCCAACCCGCTGCTCTACGGCTGGCTCAACGACAACTTCC GCTGCAACGTCCAGGCGGCGGCGCGCAGGCGTCGCAAGTTGGGCGCCGAACTCTCCAAGGGCGAGCTCAAGCTGCTGGGGCCGGGCGGTGCCCAGAGCGGTACCGCCGGCGGCGAGGGCGGTCTGGCGGCCACCGACTTCATGACCGGCCACCACGAGGGCGGACTGCGCAGCGCCATAACCGAGTCGGTGGCCCTCACGGACCACAACCCAGTGCCCTCGGAGGTCACCAAGCTGATGCCGCG TTTGGAACAGTACTAA